Proteins from a genomic interval of Buchnera aphidicola (Brachycaudus cardui):
- the rbfA gene encoding 30S ribosome-binding factor RbfA: MEKSFNRSVRIAQELQKKIAIIIQYSLQDPRIKGIITVSAVQVSKDLSHAQVFISFLSSQDSLKIKKYLMILNQASGYIRKLLCNKIRLRIMPNIIFYHDNSLLKGNYISTILNNLDKNNETKLYHE; the protein is encoded by the coding sequence GTTCGTATTGCACAAGAATTACAAAAAAAAATAGCTATTATTATACAGTATTCATTACAAGATCCTCGTATTAAAGGGATTATTACAGTTTCTGCAGTACAAGTGTCTAAAGATTTATCTCATGCTCAAGTTTTCATTAGTTTTTTAAGTAGTCAAGATTCATTAAAAATAAAAAAATATTTAATGATTTTAAATCAGGCTTCAGGTTATATTCGAAAATTACTATGTAATAAAATAAGATTACGCATTATGCCAAATATTATTTTTTATCATGATAATTCTTTATTAAAAGGTAATTATATTTCGACGATATTAAATAATTTAGATAAAAATAATGAAACTAAATTATATCATGAATAA